One stretch of Gammaproteobacteria bacterium DNA includes these proteins:
- a CDS encoding ParB/RepB/Spo0J family partition protein — MIAKRRGLGKGLGALLGDVRPVLNEPHVTNDNSELRILPVDMVQRGKYQPRIDMKQETLEELANSIRAQGVVQPIVVRAISDKKFEIIAGERRWRASQMAGLQDIPAVVRDVPDETAIAIALIENIQREDLNPVEEASALQRLIEEFSLTHQEAAEAVGRSRTSVTNLLRLLDLHEHVKTMLVRGELEMGHARALLSLTEKEQKQAATKVVKRGLTVRETEHLVRSVLAGSDQPEKHRYIDPDIKKLEETLSEKLGAELKVQHNSKGKGRVTIHYNSLDELDGILAHLK; from the coding sequence ATGATTGCAAAGCGTAGAGGGTTAGGTAAAGGCTTGGGTGCATTGTTGGGTGATGTCCGGCCGGTTTTAAATGAGCCTCATGTCACGAATGACAATAGTGAGTTACGCATTTTGCCTGTTGATATGGTTCAGCGGGGCAAGTATCAGCCGCGTATTGATATGAAGCAGGAGACGCTGGAAGAGCTGGCTAATTCGATTCGGGCTCAAGGGGTTGTTCAGCCTATTGTTGTTCGAGCTATTTCCGATAAAAAATTCGAAATAATAGCGGGTGAACGGCGTTGGAGAGCTTCGCAGATGGCGGGATTGCAAGATATTCCGGCTGTCGTGCGTGATGTGCCGGATGAGACGGCCATTGCAATTGCTTTGATTGAAAATATCCAGCGGGAAGATCTAAATCCTGTGGAAGAGGCCAGTGCGCTGCAAAGGTTAATTGAAGAGTTTTCGTTAACGCATCAAGAGGCTGCTGAAGCGGTGGGGCGGTCACGTACTTCAGTCACAAATTTGCTGCGTTTGCTGGATTTGCATGAGCATGTGAAGACCATGCTAGTGAGGGGTGAGCTGGAGATGGGGCATGCACGTGCTTTGTTAAGTTTAACAGAAAAAGAGCAAAAGCAGGCTGCAACCAAGGTTGTTAAACGTGGTTTGACTGTACGGGAAACGGAGCATCTGGTTCGGTCAGTGCTGGCTGGGTCAGATCAGCCTGAAAAGCATAGATATATTGATCCAGACATAAAAAAACTAGAAGAGACTCTGTCGGAAAAGCTTGGTGCTGAACTAAAAGTTCAACACAACTCCAAGGGGAAAGGGCGTGTCACTATTCACTACAATAGTTTGGATGAACTGGATGGTA